The nucleotide window ACATCGACTTCGAGCACGAGCGGCGCGAGGAAGTCATCCAGTACATCTACGGCAAGTACGGTCGTGAACGCGCGGCGCTGGCCGCCACGGTGATCAGCTATCGCGGCAAGAGCGCCATCCGCGATGTCGCCAAGGCGATGGGACTGCCGCCCGACCAGGTCGATGCATTGTCGCGACTGACTGGCTGGTGGGATGGCGAAACCCCGCTGGACGAGCGCTTGCGCGAAGCGGGTTTCGATCCGCATAGCCCGATCATGAAACGCGTGCTCACGCTGACGGCCGATCTGCTCGATTTCCCGCGTCATCTGTCGCAGCACGTCGGCGGTTTCGTGATTTCCGATGCGCCGCTGTCCCACCTGGTGCCGGTGGAAAACGCGGCGATGCCCGACCGCACCATCATCCAGTGGGACAAGGACGACCTGGACCGGATGAACCTGCTCAAGGTCGACTGCCTGGCCCTGGGCATGCTCACCTGCGTGCGCAAATGTCTGAGCCTGCTGCAGGCACACGATGGCGTCGCCTACACCCTCGACACCGTGCCCAGGGATGATCCGGCAACGTACGCCATGATCCAGCGTGCGGACACCATCGGCGTGTTCCAGATCGAAAGCCGCGCGCAAATGGCGATGCTGCCGCGCCACCGCCCGGAGAACTTCTACGACCTGGTGATCCAGGTCGCCATCGTGCGTCCCGGCCCGATTCAGGGCGACATGGTGCATCCGTACCTGCGTCGTCGACGTGGCGAGGAACCGGTGACGTACCCATCCGAAGCTTTGCGCGCTGTATTCGAGCGCACGCTCGGCGTGCCACTGTTCCAGGAACAGGTGATGAAGCTGGCCATGGTCGCCGCCGATTACACCGGCAGCGAAGCGGACGACCTGCGCCGCGCCATGGCGGCATGGAAGCGTCATGGCGGCATGGAAAAACATCGCGAACGCCTGCATGCCGGCATGCTCAAGAATGGCTACACCGAAGCCTTCGCCGCGCAGATTTTCGAGCAGATCAAAGGCTTCGGCAGTTACGGTTTTCCGGAAAGCCACGCCGCCAGTTTCGCCAAGATCGCGTACGTCAGCTCCTGGCTCAAATGCCATTACCCCGCTGCATTCGCCTGCGCGCTGCTCAATGCGCAACCGATGGGTTTCTACGCACCCAGCCAGATCGTGCAGGACCTGCAACGCCATCGCATCCAGGTGCGTCCGGTGGACGTGCGCCACAGCGACTGGGACTGCACACTGGAACCGGACCCGCGCAGCCACGGCGGCTGGTGCATGCGCCTGGGCCTGCGGCAGGTGCGTGGTTTCAGCGAAGACGTCGCCACGCGGATCAGCACGGCACGCCGGCAGCGTGGCTTCGATGACATCGTGGACCTGTGCGCCCGCGCGCAGCTGGATCGTCGCCACCAGGCTTTGCTGGCCGATGCGGATGCGCTGCGCGGCCTGGCGGGGCACCGCTATCGCGCGCAATGGGCGATCGCTGGCGTGGAGCCGCAGCTACCCCTGTTCGGGCATGCCAGCCCAACCGAGGAAGCCATCGTGCTGCCACCGCCCTCGCAGGCCGAGTCCGTGCTGGCCGATTACGCGCGCACCGGGCTGACCCTGGGGCCGCATCCGCTGCGTCTGTTGCGCTCGCGTCTACGGGCACGCCGCTACCTCGACTCAGGCCAGTTGCAGCAGCGGCCGCACGCCAGTCAGGTGCGGGCCGTGGGCCTGGTAACCCAACGCCAGCGTCCGCAGACCGCCAGCGGCGTCACCTTCATCACCCTCGAAGATGAGTACGGCAATATCAACGTGGTGGTGTGGGCCCAGGTGGCCGAGCGCCAGCGGCGCCCTTATCTGGAAGCGCGCCTGATGGGCGTGGAGGGCCAGTGGGAAAATGTCGACGGCGTGGCGCATCTCATCGCGCACCGCCTGGTCGACCTGAGCGGGCTCCTGGGCGACCTGGATGCCCGCTCACGCGACTTCCATTAGGCCTCGCCGTCCGACGCCGGCACGCGGCCGCGGCGGACCAGCCAACGGCGACTCAAAAGCAACGCCACGCCGACGACCGTCATCACGGCCGCAGCCGATCGCCACTGCACCTCGTACATCGCGGCAGCCAGCAGCGTCAGCGGCGCCAACACCATCTGCACAAGCCACTCGCGCGCCTGCACCCTGTCGACATCGGGCGCGAGGTGCGCGATGAACGCCGTATAGACCCAGAACGCGAGCATGCACAGGAAGGTCGCCGCAATAGCCAGCGCATAGACCACGAAAGCTTCCTGGCTGGAGGGATCCTCGAAGCTGAAACGGATCACCACCGGCAGCAAAGCGACAAGGCTCAGCAGCAGCATGTTGATCGCGGTACCAATGGCATCGATGTCGCGCAGGTGCGCCACCAGGCGACGGTGGTTGGCCCAGGTCACGCCAATCAGCAGGAAGCTCAGGAAATACACCAGGAGGGAATGGGACCAGGCGTCCCACAACGACAACCCCGCCCCTTCACGCGGCTTGATCTCGATGGCCGACAAGGTAATGGCGATCGCAAAGACGCCATCGGACAACATGATCAACCGGTCCAGATGCCGTTGCCCGACATGCCGTTCCTCGATCGGATCGTGAACGCGACTTCCCATATCCCGCCCCCACCAAAAAGTTGGAAGCGCGCATCATGCCCGAGTGCCGGACGGCTGTCTGCGGCCATGCCGGCTCAGGTGGTCAGTTCCTGCCCCAGGGCGTCGAGCCGGTCCATATAGACGGCTACCCGGTGCCGGAAGCGGCTGGCGTCGGGCAGTCGCTCGTAGCGGGCCTCGGAGCGCATCGCCAGCTCCAGCCTCGCCCCTTCTTCATTGAGCGAACTGGCACCAAACACCTGCAGCCCGCCGAGCAAGCGGTGCACCCAGTGCGCGACGTC belongs to Dyella terrae and includes:
- a CDS encoding error-prone DNA polymerase: MFPGYAELHCLSNFSFQRGASSARELFARAKDCGYDALAITDECSLAGIVRAYEASLDTGVALIVGAEFVLEDGLRLVLLCETRDGYTALCQLITKGRRASTKGTYRLHRDDLADGLPGTLALWLPGDTPDEADGQWLCAHFRDRLWLAVELHRGPDDEQRLQQLETLAARLGIRTVASGDVHMHVRRRRALQDTITAIRHGLTVAEAGAVLFRNGERHLRKRDLLAQLYPAPLLEESTHIAARCLFTLDQLEYTYPAELVPDGHTPTSWLRHLTEEGVRRHWPDAVPPKARAQIEKELDLVTKLQYESYFLTVHDIVAFARSRGILCQGRGSAANSAVCFVLDITAVDPSEGNLLIERFMSESRKSTRSKPEPPDIDIDFEHERREEVIQYIYGKYGRERAALAATVISYRGKSAIRDVAKAMGLPPDQVDALSRLTGWWDGETPLDERLREAGFDPHSPIMKRVLTLTADLLDFPRHLSQHVGGFVISDAPLSHLVPVENAAMPDRTIIQWDKDDLDRMNLLKVDCLALGMLTCVRKCLSLLQAHDGVAYTLDTVPRDDPATYAMIQRADTIGVFQIESRAQMAMLPRHRPENFYDLVIQVAIVRPGPIQGDMVHPYLRRRRGEEPVTYPSEALRAVFERTLGVPLFQEQVMKLAMVAADYTGSEADDLRRAMAAWKRHGGMEKHRERLHAGMLKNGYTEAFAAQIFEQIKGFGSYGFPESHAASFAKIAYVSSWLKCHYPAAFACALLNAQPMGFYAPSQIVQDLQRHRIQVRPVDVRHSDWDCTLEPDPRSHGGWCMRLGLRQVRGFSEDVATRISTARRQRGFDDIVDLCARAQLDRRHQALLADADALRGLAGHRYRAQWAIAGVEPQLPLFGHASPTEEAIVLPPPSQAESVLADYARTGLTLGPHPLRLLRSRLRARRYLDSGQLQQRPHASQVRAVGLVTQRQRPQTASGVTFITLEDEYGNINVVVWAQVAERQRRPYLEARLMGVEGQWENVDGVAHLIAHRLVDLSGLLGDLDARSRDFH
- a CDS encoding TMEM175 family protein, whose amino-acid sequence is MGSRVHDPIEERHVGQRHLDRLIMLSDGVFAIAITLSAIEIKPREGAGLSLWDAWSHSLLVYFLSFLLIGVTWANHRRLVAHLRDIDAIGTAINMLLLSLVALLPVVIRFSFEDPSSQEAFVVYALAIAATFLCMLAFWVYTAFIAHLAPDVDRVQAREWLVQMVLAPLTLLAAAMYEVQWRSAAAVMTVVGVALLLSRRWLVRRGRVPASDGEA